One Streptomyces hundungensis DNA segment encodes these proteins:
- a CDS encoding class I SAM-dependent methyltransferase, whose product MSDTRSAAWDTYSQSKPQRRTTNARGETTWFNWTQHADHGPGAEVLDVEPGSRVLDLGCGSGGNLAHVATLGMHAVGVDLSPAQLGKARERWHDVGGMELYQGEALAFLADSPVTFDAIYSVFGAAYFTDPGLMLPAVHGRLAPGGVFAMSQHPAVEGCYGCQASYIPRGAEEDPAVVKRWDYPPETWAAMLKEYGFEDVTAEVVDAPAVGRRRIGTLLVRGVRSAV is encoded by the coding sequence GTGTCAGACACCCGTAGTGCTGCGTGGGACACCTACTCGCAGAGCAAGCCCCAACGGCGCACGACGAACGCCAGGGGCGAGACCACGTGGTTCAACTGGACTCAGCATGCCGACCACGGGCCGGGCGCCGAGGTGCTTGACGTGGAGCCTGGTAGCCGCGTGCTCGACCTGGGGTGCGGATCGGGCGGAAACCTGGCCCACGTGGCAACTCTGGGGATGCACGCGGTAGGGGTGGACTTGTCGCCCGCGCAGCTCGGCAAAGCGCGGGAGCGCTGGCACGACGTGGGCGGGATGGAGCTGTACCAGGGCGAGGCCCTGGCCTTCCTCGCAGACTCACCCGTGACCTTCGATGCCATCTACTCCGTTTTTGGGGCCGCCTACTTCACCGATCCCGGGCTGATGCTCCCCGCCGTTCACGGTCGGCTCGCCCCTGGCGGGGTGTTCGCCATGTCGCAGCATCCGGCCGTTGAAGGCTGCTACGGCTGTCAGGCGTCGTACATCCCCCGAGGAGCCGAGGAAGACCCTGCTGTCGTGAAGCGGTGGGACTACCCCCCAGAGACTTGGGCCGCAATGCTCAAGGAGTACGGATTCGAGGACGTGACCGCAGAAGTGGTGGACGCTCCGGCGGTAGGTAGGCGCCGCATCGGAACCCTGCTTGTTCGTGGGGTGCGCTCTGCTGTGTAA
- a CDS encoding helix-turn-helix domain-containing protein, protein MTTTAVVPNDVLRAVRIGLRMSQDDFAKAIRRAGQELGEPNEASKRLVQRWESGTSKTPRGVYSRALERVTGRPVEALGFTLPVPMARVHTDGKGGHDMDAGTGGVTSAAVAAQTAVQAADETFSGVWFSRYEFYSSSRGETYEGRHYIVIVQHGNRLTAQSLPGASSNPDSPLTLDLTVDRNVVTGSWVEQTASDGYYNGARYHGAIQLLVEPTGRRMAGKWVGFGKDFDVNTGPWELRLVDRSTSKATLERYSSPPE, encoded by the coding sequence ATGACGACGACCGCCGTGGTGCCGAATGATGTGCTGCGGGCCGTGCGTATCGGCCTGCGTATGAGCCAAGACGACTTTGCCAAGGCCATCCGCCGGGCAGGGCAAGAACTGGGAGAGCCCAACGAGGCTTCGAAGCGTCTGGTACAGCGCTGGGAGTCGGGGACGAGTAAGACGCCCCGGGGTGTGTACTCCAGGGCGTTAGAGCGGGTCACGGGCCGTCCGGTGGAGGCCCTGGGTTTCACGCTGCCGGTACCGATGGCCAGAGTCCACACAGACGGCAAAGGAGGGCATGACATGGACGCAGGAACGGGCGGGGTCACCTCCGCCGCTGTAGCCGCGCAGACGGCCGTACAGGCGGCTGACGAGACGTTCTCGGGGGTGTGGTTCAGCCGGTACGAGTTCTACTCGTCCAGCCGGGGCGAGACGTACGAGGGCAGGCACTACATCGTGATCGTCCAGCACGGGAACCGGCTGACCGCTCAGAGCCTGCCCGGGGCGAGCAGCAACCCGGACAGCCCGCTCACGCTGGATCTGACCGTTGACCGCAACGTGGTCACGGGGTCGTGGGTCGAGCAGACCGCGTCGGATGGCTACTACAACGGCGCCCGGTACCACGGAGCCATTCAGCTCCTGGTCGAGCCGACCGGCCGACGGATGGCCGGGAAGTGGGTCGGGTTCGGGAAGGATTTCGACGTGAACACCGGGCCGTGGGAACTGCGGCTTGTCGACCGGTCCACGAGCAAGGCGACGTTGGAGCGGTACAGCAGCCCGCCTGAGTGA
- a CDS encoding methyltransferase domain-containing protein, translating into MIDRVEEAGPSGLASALMKKGALTSDWLPAFHAVPRHLFLPDAIWPGRAGMNRQTDRVLRSEEPEVWWSAVYRDAPITTQWDDGAHTGPGKGKVPSSSNSMPTMVFSMLDALNVGTGHKVLEIGTGTGWNAALLSHRVGAENVVTVEVDEASARDARGRLKAAGFEPLTVVGDGADGYAEGAPYDRVIATCSIGSVPRQWVAQTKPGGLIVAPWGPTYGGEAVARLAVAEDGTATGWFLGSSAFMRLRAQRTERKHVRAYLKGRKWPADGRQSMTSVSPDSVGDWPVMFAIGVQVPDAFPWAETYDDGSYTLWLRDTAVTSWATVDFVPRRKEFEVYQSGPRDLWDEVVAAYLWWDEQGRPGFERFGLTVDGDGERAWLDRPDNPVPVVAEP; encoded by the coding sequence ATGATTGACCGCGTAGAGGAGGCGGGCCCTTCGGGGCTCGCCTCTGCGCTCATGAAAAAGGGAGCACTCACAAGCGATTGGTTGCCCGCATTCCATGCGGTGCCCCGGCATCTGTTCCTCCCGGATGCGATCTGGCCCGGCCGCGCCGGCATGAATCGCCAGACCGACCGCGTGCTCCGCAGCGAGGAACCCGAGGTTTGGTGGTCGGCGGTTTACCGCGATGCGCCGATCACGACGCAATGGGATGACGGCGCGCACACCGGCCCCGGAAAGGGCAAGGTTCCGTCTTCCTCCAACTCGATGCCGACCATGGTCTTCTCGATGCTCGATGCACTGAACGTCGGGACAGGACACAAGGTGTTGGAGATCGGCACCGGCACCGGCTGGAATGCCGCGCTGCTCTCCCATCGGGTCGGCGCTGAGAACGTCGTCACGGTGGAAGTGGACGAAGCCAGCGCGAGAGATGCGCGGGGTCGTCTGAAAGCGGCCGGATTCGAGCCGCTCACCGTCGTCGGCGACGGGGCCGATGGATACGCCGAGGGTGCCCCGTACGACCGCGTGATCGCCACCTGCTCCATCGGCAGCGTGCCCCGGCAATGGGTCGCGCAGACGAAACCGGGCGGGCTCATCGTTGCACCCTGGGGGCCGACCTACGGCGGGGAAGCGGTGGCGCGTCTCGCTGTGGCCGAGGACGGGACGGCTACCGGGTGGTTCCTCGGGTCGTCTGCGTTCATGCGGCTACGCGCACAGCGCACCGAACGGAAGCACGTCCGCGCATACCTCAAGGGCCGGAAGTGGCCGGCGGACGGACGGCAGAGCATGACCAGCGTCTCCCCGGATTCGGTGGGGGACTGGCCGGTCATGTTCGCCATCGGGGTGCAGGTGCCCGACGCATTCCCGTGGGCCGAGACGTACGACGACGGCTCTTACACGCTGTGGCTGCGGGACACGGCTGTTACGTCGTGGGCAACAGTCGACTTCGTGCCCCGCCGCAAGGAATTCGAGGTCTACCAGTCGGGGCCTCGTGATCTCTGGGACGAGGTGGTCGCGGCGTACCTCTGGTGGGACGAGCAGGGACGGCCCGGGTTCGAGCGGTTCGGCCTGACCGTGGACGGCGACGGCGAGCGGGCGTGGCTCGACCGTCCGGACAACCCCGTCCCGGTCGTCGCGGAACCCTGA